The genomic region GTTGTCAATTCCACCTGAAGGTATTCCTGGATAGTTTAACATTTTATTATCGGTGAAAATCCCCACTCGTTCGCGAGCACAAATTCCAAAGGAGAAGTGCTGAATGATCGTTCCAACTGGTATCTTATCGGGTTCGATCTGATACATTCGAATCGCTGCCGCACAACACCCTTCAATTTAAACGCAGTCTTTGATAAATAATAATCATGTCAGATTTACTCCTCATATATGATGATCGAAATAGCTTGTTTCGGGGTGGAGCCCGTCAGGTTGCCCGCGTGTCTGATGGAATACGACTTGTTCCATGGCAGGCAAAGATTACTCGAGAGTTCTTTCAAGCGCAATTTGGCGATCATCTGTTTGCGTTTGTATTAATTAATCCAGAGACGAACCGCGTCCACGCTGGCGGAAAAACAGTACGGCGTCTGCTGCAAGATAGAGGAGCTCCACGTTCTGTTGCAACTACGATTGAAGGAATATATCAAGTCATTGGTGACCAATTTGGTCGGATTGTCCATGGGCAGACACCAGCAGATATTGACGGAACATTTCCCATCAATGAAAATGCTCGACCACATATCAAGGTCATTCAGCGTAAGTGTTCACTTGGATCCTGTGAAGAGTAGATCATTAATTGCAGTCAATTTTGATAACTACTATGTGGCAAACTCGACATCTGTGATTTCAAACCGTGCCCCTCCCTCAGAGCTTTTTATGACCTGTAGACTCCAGTCATGTCCAGAAGTAATCTGTTGAACAATACTTAACCCGAATCCAGTTCCGCTATCGTTAGTTGTGTACCCCGTTTCAAAAATCCGATCATGCTCACTCTCGGGGATACCGGACCCATCATCTGCAATGTAGAATCCATCTGAGGTGGTCTCAATAACTACGTTGACCCCCGGTCCACCGTGCTCAATTGCGTTTCGTAAGAGATTCTCAAAGAGTTGCTGAAGTCGGGAGTTATTGGCTAGTATCTGTGGATTTGTCTCAGGGAGACTCAAACTCGCCTGTTGGGTATCTACACTTTGCCATGCTTGTTTTGCTACTATTTTGATCGAAACTGAACGCATCTCGCCGATATTACGACTTTGTGCAAGTTCTAATAATTCAGTGATCAATACGTTCATTCGATCAAGCGCAGTATCCACAAGATGTAATTCATCGCGATCGATATCGGTCTGTAACAAATCAATATATCCTTGAGCAACGTTCAATGGATTTCGTAGGTCATGTGAGATGACGCCTGCAAAGCTCTCAAGCCGTTCGTTTTGACGCTTGAGTTCGCGTTCATGTGCTTTCCGCTCTGAGATATCTTTAATCGTTCCAAAATGATATGTTGTACCGTTGATTGAGCGCTGTGTTGTGACTGTTGCAACAGGAACTTCCTGACCGTTGTATCTATGTACCGTCTCGGCTTTTCGCGTTTCATTATCCTGAAACGACATCCAGTACGTTTTAAACTTATCAGCATCAATCTCTGAGACAATTTCCCATAACGGCTCTCCAACTAACGCTGATGATGTAACATTAAATAATTCGGCATATGACTCATTTACATAAACATATTGACCATCTTTGGTATAAATCCCAACACCGACACCAACTGATTTGATCATTTCAGCGAGGAATTCTGGTGTTAAATCAATTGAACTATCAGAAGCCATTAGCGTGGATTCCATTTAATTCTGATCGTATAATATCTTAATCATTACTCACTCTGCATATAGTTCCTCACGATCAGATAGCCTGCTACGTTGATTCAATAAACTATCAAAATATAAGATGTCATGGGGATATTACGATATCCATTATTTGAAAGAAGAGGTCAAAAATAAATATATTGATATTTCGGGTATTTGATAAAATTCTGCGCTTCAGGGCAGAGAGGATGTCAAACGGCTGCATTTTCCATGTACAATTATTGAGTGAAGAGTATCAATCACACATAGTCCGCTTCCGGCACAGTGAATAAATGAATCTCTTGAGACGATACTCAAACTATTAAATTAATTTTTGCTCATCTGTAGAAGCGAATACCCGTCGTTTCAATCCTCTCTGATCACAGGTGTCAGTTCGTTACTCTGCCGACTCTACACCCAATCTTCCGCAGGTACTGACTGTTACAAATAAGCGTTAATTTCTGAGAATGGCATATTGTATAATGTGATGATCAAAAACTAAAACGATATTAAAAATTCATATGGCGGGGTACCTGGCTGTGTCTGTTTGACACCAAGAAGTGAAATATGAGGGTTCACCCGCTTTCTTAATTGCCGTTTTTCACCTGGTTGTACGTACTCCTCCACGCGAATCTTCGCAAATTCAACCTCATATTCATCTTGAGTATTATCCCCATAGTAAATCTCCAACAGCGGGTCATCGTCTGATACCTTCGTAACATCAATTGGAGATTTGTCTAAATCTTCAAGAGCAGATATAACCTCGAGACCTGCTTCTTCAACGTTCATACGTTGATTGTAGAGTTACATCCTAAAATGATACAGGGGACTATACGCTTTCAATATCCTGTGTACGTCGTCGTTCTGTCGTATAGCTCTGTTTGTGACTTATTTCCGACCACAGATTGTATGATCTATGGAACGCTTGCTATTCGATTTATTTGCTGAGCTACTCCGCCCCAGTAGTTCCATGTTTGGCTTTTCCTATCTAAGATTGAAATAAACTCACATTCTGGAGACTCAATATAGATTTCAGAGTTACACCAACACCTGCCGTTGAGAGTACTGATGGGAGGGTTCCATCGGTGAACAGATATCCCATAATAAAGTGCTCGAGAGACGCGACAATCGGAGTTTGACTATATGGGACAGGACATTTAGGATATGTATGATCTGTGTTATATATGACTCATTCAGATACGCAAATTAAGCCTGACACAGCCGACATACTAAGTTAAATTGCAGAAAGTGAGAACGCAAGCCTCGATAGTCTGCTGAGGCGGATGCTCGTCCGATATATATCTGTTGAATTACGACAAGCAACATAACAAATCCTCTTGACACGCACACATACTGAGGACACTACTACGACCAGCTCAGACCCACTGTGTCCGTACTGTCATTCCCCTGTTTCATCAATCTTGAACTTGAACAGAAATTCTACAAGCACTGTCAGTATATCCAGCATCTATCGGTGTGAGGACAGATATTGCCCTCTGGGTATGTTTATTGAGACAGGTATGGAAAAAACTGAATACGGAGATCTCCAACTCCTCACAGAGATTATTGACAATAGCGATGAGCGAGATACATATGACATCCGAAGTTGATGATGAGGAGTTCCAGACGCTTGCAGATCCGATGGATATGGATACACTCCGAGGGGACTACTTCGAGGGTGGTGTATTTCTTCTTCTCGATAGGACATGCACTATCGACACAGATGGGAACGGGAAGTACCGCGTCCATGAGGGCAAGGAGCAGGTACTGACTGACGCAGATTTTAGTGAGGTTAGGTCGCTACTGAGGAACTAGGGAGAATTGCATAGAGCGATTCGCAAGGAGTTGAGTTCACACACAGCTTAATGAATCACCCGTCAGAACGAGCATGCGCGTTTATGAGGTTGGTAGTATTCGAGTCCGTGGCGTGGACTAGGCTGGGGTAACGCTGTAGACTCGTGTCCCAATATGATAGACCATACTGACTGTATAGCCCAATACACCGATCGTTGCGAGTACTGCTCCGATGAAGACCGCTGAGCCACCCAAGCTGAGAATTCCACCCAGACTTACGCCAGCAAGAGCAAATCCGAGAGCTCCAATCCCCGCAGTGAGGGCTGGTGCCCATGCTCCAATCTTCACAGCACCGAGAGCAGTCACCCCCGCGATAACTGTGAAGATGAGGGGCGAGTAAAGACCGAGCGGGGCGACACCCATTAGGACTGCCCAGTACGCTCCAGCTGAGAGAACGAACAGTCCGAGCGGTATGAGTATCGCTCTGAGTCTCACCTTTTCCATATACTCGGCGACGAGAGTGGGCGATAAATAACTTAGTGCTCTGTTTCACGTAGAATGACACGCGCATGCTCTGTATTGAACCATTCCTGTCTGAATATGAGTAGTCCTCTACACTGTATTCAGTTCAGACTCCCCTTCACAACTTACAGGCTCAGTATACATTCCAGAGGTACACTAACCCATCATAGAAGACCGCACTCACGCCTGCCGTTGAGAGTGCTGAAAGGAGAGTTCTGTCGGTGAACAGATATCCGCATACTGAGAACATCAATTGTTGGGTTGGACTGGTCGAATAAAAACGTCTGTTGCAACTCTCTCACTCAGTAACTCACTTTGATTATCGCGGTAGTGCTGTTCGAAACCCAATACTGACTCCTCGCGTACTGGGTGGGATTCGGAGCTTATTTTTGTCTCATTCGACTATAAAATTGTATAATGGTATCAGACAAAGAACGGCTTGAGGAGGCTCTCAGGTGGCTCAAGGAGGTGAAAAGGCTTAAACAAGATAAGGAGCGACTCTATTCAAACTCTTTTTTGCAGGGATACAAACAATATATTATTCCCCACAAATACCACGACATGGAGGGAGTATCGGAGGATGAAGTTGACAAGATAATCCAGCGATATGAACGTGATCTCGAAGATTTAGAGACAGGGAACTTCCAGAAATGAGTAGTGTCTCAAATATTATCTGGGTATCTTCGCGTTTATTTAGTTACTGATTATTTTGATCGTGCCAGTCCTCGTACTAGTTTTTCCTGTTTGCATGGATTCCGATTTCTGTCGGCAGTTCAGGGTACTCGATATACGTTGATTTGACTCCTTTTAGGATTCGTCGGCATCAGTTAATCTCATTGGTGTACCGATATAGTATCCTGTCTAGTTCCCACGTCTGTCCTCACAGAGTAACGAGCGGAGATTCTCAAACCGCTCAAAAATGACGGAGATATTTGGGTCAATCGCCGAACATTTAAGACGACATTCGAAAAACGGCTACCCCAGTGGGGTGACCATTCAAATCAGTTCAGAGCTGTTGAACGTCTCATCACGCTCGTATTCAATGAGTTTCAACAGAGCGTTCAAAAACTCTGTCTCGTTGTGATCATCTGTGCTTCGAAGCGCATCTTGTGCACGCTCTCGGGTAACCTCATCTTTGGGTACACTCAATCCGTTCATAAAATGGATTCGGGGTGCTGATTGAAGTACTTCCTCCCCATACCAGCGACCATCTTGGTAATCCTGTCTCTTACCCATAAGTTCGTGGAGTCGTAACCGGACGTTTCAGACGCTCTCAGAGGTATTTTGAATCAAAAAATCGAGGCGAGAAGCGATTCAAATAGTGATATCGGCTGTGGGGGTGACAGAACGCCGGTAATCAAGCTCACTACAATTGTTCCAAAGAGGTGCTGAAACTGTAGATACCGAGGATTTCAGTCGTGCTCGCCGATCCCGATCCCGTTCCGCTAAAATCCTGACTCGAGTTGTGGGTAAGAGACAGACCTTGACGACGACCCGGCCTACCTGGCGATCCCGCATCCAGAAGGACTACCCGACCGACCGCTCGACCAGCTACGAAGAAGTGAACCTCGCTGTCGATGACAGCACCTACGACACGGTCTCGCGGCTCCGGTCGTACCTGAACAACCGCTGGCGGGACAGCGAGGCACTGTCCCCGTCGCGGCAGGCCGACCGGATGACCACCGAGAGCGTTCGGCGTGTCATCCGCTCGCTGACCGTGGAGGCCGACGTGCGCCCGCAGAGCATCGAGGGCGGGCAGGCGACCCTGAGGACGTGACGCCCACACGCTTCGGCACAGCGTCGCTTACAGGATGCTCCACGAGGAGGACGGCTACACTCTATACGATGTCCGGAACCGGCTGCGCCACGCAACAATCAAAACAACCGAAGAACGGTACGACCATTTCGACCGCATCTGACCATGACGGAAGACGACGTTGGTCCCAAGAACCCGCAGCCGGAAGGACACTACCCGCGCTTCGCGGACAACAAGTGGCACTACGTCCCCGACGAGTTGGCGCAGACGATCTCGCTCGGGCCGGCAGGCGACGGTGAGGAAGGCCAGGACTGGGTGCTAACGTACACGCCCGAGCGGCGAAACGAA from Haloquadratum walsbyi C23 harbors:
- a CDS encoding two-component system sensor histidine kinase NtrB, coding for MASDSSIDLTPEFLAEMIKSVGVGVGIYTKDGQYVYVNESYAELFNVTSSALVGEPLWEIVSEIDADKFKTYWMSFQDNETRKAETVHRYNGQEVPVATVTTQRSINGTTYHFGTIKDISERKAHERELKRQNERLESFAGVISHDLRNPLNVAQGYIDLLQTDIDRDELHLVDTALDRMNVLITELLELAQSRNIGEMRSVSIKIVAKQAWQSVDTQQASLSLPETNPQILANNSRLQQLFENLLRNAIEHGGPGVNVVIETTSDGFYIADDGSGIPESEHDRIFETGYTTNDSGTGFGLSIVQQITSGHDWSLQVIKSSEGGARFEITDVEFAT